From Erwinia pyri, a single genomic window includes:
- the guaD gene encoding guanine deaminase, with translation MSVTYTQALRGSFFDITAVVDNPQQLPEHARYIEDGLLLLNGGEIVSLQPWEEGSRLLPEGAAVLDYRGKLIVPGFVDTHIHYPQTEMIGAYGEQLLEWLQQYTFPVESQYHCPQHSAKMSAFFLHQLLSNGTTTALVFGTVHPESVDALFHAADRLGMRLIAGKVMMDRNAPDYLTETPEQSYRQTRELIQRWHNHGRLSYALTPRFAPTSSPELLSKVRQLKEEFPDTWVHTHLSENPQEVEWVKSLFPEHKGYLDVYHHYQLTGPRSVFAHCIHLEEEEWDCLHQTDSAIAFCPTSNLFLGSGLFNLKTCWDKGVKMGIGTDVGAGTTFNMLQTLGEAYKVGQLQRYRLAACEAFYHATLGGAKALNLENRIGNFAAGKEADFVVLDPAVSALQQMRYANSRDIWEKLFVLMTLGDDRNIAATWVNGECVWQSHSEEKAA, from the coding sequence ATGTCAGTTACCTATACTCAGGCACTTCGCGGCAGTTTTTTTGATATTACTGCGGTCGTGGATAATCCTCAGCAGTTGCCCGAGCATGCCCGTTATATTGAAGATGGTTTACTGCTGCTGAACGGCGGAGAGATCGTCTCCCTGCAGCCCTGGGAAGAGGGAAGCCGTCTGCTGCCTGAAGGGGCCGCCGTGCTGGACTATCGCGGTAAGCTCATCGTGCCGGGCTTTGTCGATACGCATATCCACTATCCGCAAACGGAGATGATTGGCGCCTATGGCGAGCAGCTGCTGGAGTGGCTACAGCAATATACCTTCCCGGTCGAGAGTCAGTATCACTGCCCGCAGCACTCGGCAAAAATGTCCGCATTCTTTCTGCATCAGTTGCTGAGCAACGGCACCACCACTGCACTGGTGTTTGGCACCGTGCATCCCGAATCCGTTGATGCCCTGTTCCACGCCGCCGATCGGCTTGGCATGCGCCTGATCGCCGGAAAAGTGATGATGGACCGCAATGCGCCGGACTATCTCACCGAAACGCCTGAACAAAGCTACCGGCAAACCCGCGAACTGATCCAACGCTGGCATAACCATGGCCGGCTCAGCTATGCGTTAACCCCACGCTTTGCGCCAACCTCTTCACCCGAGCTGCTCTCTAAAGTTCGTCAGCTAAAGGAGGAGTTTCCGGATACCTGGGTACACACCCACCTCAGCGAAAACCCACAGGAGGTAGAGTGGGTTAAATCGCTGTTCCCGGAACATAAGGGCTATCTGGACGTTTACCATCACTATCAGCTCACCGGCCCACGCAGCGTATTTGCCCACTGCATTCATCTTGAGGAAGAGGAGTGGGACTGCCTGCATCAGACCGATTCTGCCATCGCTTTTTGCCCTACCTCTAACCTGTTTCTGGGCAGTGGGCTGTTCAACCTGAAAACCTGCTGGGACAAAGGGGTGAAAATGGGCATCGGCACCGACGTGGGGGCAGGCACCACCTTTAATATGCTGCAAACGCTGGGCGAAGCTTACAAAGTCGGCCAGCTCCAGCGCTACAGGCTGGCGGCGTGCGAAGCGTTTTACCACGCCACGCTCGGTGGCGCGAAGGCGCTGAATTTGGAAAACCGCATCGGCAATTTTGCTGCGGGCAAAGAGGCGGACTTTGTGGTGCTGGATCCCGCTGTTTCGGCTCTGCAGCAGATGCGTTACGCCAACAGCCGGGATATCTGGGAAAAACTGTTTGTTCTGATGACACTGGGCGATGACCGAAACATCGCCGCCACCTGGGTTAACGGTGAATGCGTCTGGCAATCACACAGCGAGGAAAAAGCAGCATGA
- the ydfG gene encoding bifunctional NADP-dependent 3-hydroxy acid dehydrogenase/3-hydroxypropionate dehydrogenase YdfG yields the protein MIVFVTGATAGFGESITRRFIAHGHKVVATGRRQERLQALKEELGDALYPLQLDVRNRAGIEEALASLPAEWRNIDVLVNNAGLALGIEPAHKASLDDWELMIDTNNKGLVYMTRAVLPGMVERNVGHIINIGSIAGSWPYAGGNVYGATKAFVRQFSLNLRTDLHGTALRVTDIEPGLVGGTEFSNVRFKGDDAKAGSVYDGAEPLTPEDVTEAVYWVATLPKHVNINTLEMMPVGQTLAGLKVHKA from the coding sequence ATGATTGTATTCGTTACCGGTGCCACCGCTGGCTTTGGAGAAAGCATCACCCGTCGGTTCATTGCTCATGGGCATAAAGTGGTGGCGACAGGCCGTCGTCAGGAGCGGCTTCAGGCATTAAAAGAGGAGTTGGGCGATGCACTCTATCCCCTGCAGCTGGACGTGCGCAATCGTGCGGGTATTGAAGAAGCGCTGGCAAGTCTGCCTGCTGAATGGCGCAATATTGATGTTCTGGTGAACAATGCAGGGTTGGCGCTTGGCATTGAGCCGGCGCATAAGGCCAGCCTGGATGACTGGGAATTGATGATCGACACCAATAATAAAGGTCTGGTGTACATGACCCGCGCAGTGCTGCCTGGCATGGTGGAAAGAAATGTCGGCCATATTATCAACATCGGTTCGATCGCTGGCAGCTGGCCTTACGCTGGTGGAAACGTGTATGGCGCTACCAAGGCTTTCGTCCGTCAGTTCAGCCTGAATCTGCGTACCGATCTGCACGGCACTGCCCTGCGCGTCACCGATATTGAACCGGGGCTGGTAGGCGGAACAGAGTTTTCAAATGTGCGTTTCAAAGGTGATGATGCCAAAGCAGGCAGCGTTTATGACGGTGCTGAGCCATTAACCCCAGAAGATGTAACCGAAGCCGTTTACTGGGTGGCGACGTTGCCGAAGCATGTCAACATCAACACGCTGGAGATGATGCCGGTGGGCCAGACGCTGGCAGGCCTGAAGGTCCATAAGGCATAA